Within Phaeodactylum tricornutum CCAP 1055/1 chromosome 15, whole genome shotgun sequence, the genomic segment CCTGCTTGACGATTCTGTTGCGTGGTTTCGTTGTGCTTCCCTGTTGGGCCTCCACTGGCGTGTGTCGCGTGAAAGCATTAGGCTCACCAACAAAACCTTTGAAGCAAAGCCCCAATGTAAAACCCTGAATACAAACGGCGGGCTCACAAACCTTAAATGTACCCGGATGTTTGTGCAGATCGGCCGTTTCGGATTTCTACACCATCCTGGTATGGACGAATTCCCCCGTAGCACTTTGTGTGTAACCATTCCACAGTGAGGTCCGTCCTGTTTGGTGTTCCCGTTACATCTATCCCCTCCGCCTTTTTCGTTGTATCGACATGTTTGGCGCTAGACATCTAGCATTAAGTCGGACAAGCCGACTGGCTCCTGTTTGGACGGTacgtttcgtccaaatctgATCGAATTCCCGTGTTCGTCGCGTAGACGCACTCAAGATGGGCTCCTGGGCCAAGTCTGCAACAACAGAGAGTTCACGGTTGCTAACACTcgattttcctttttgtgtCGTATTCGCTGGTCAGAAAAACGCTCTCCGCACGCTAGCAACGGAatctgctgttgttgcccCGGAAAAAAAGACGGGCGCCGGTTTGTGGCAACGATTGACGAGTTTCATTGTTGGTGCAGGATTAACGGGTGTCTTTACGCAGTACTATATCTTCGAAGAAGTCAAGAACGGGAATTTGCTCATGCTAgccaagcaaaaagagctgGAAACCCGAATTGCTAAATTGGAGAAGAAATAGTAGACCGGTGAAGGAAGGTGACGGACCGACAGGATACCCAGTGTCGTGCTACAACcctgttgtttcgtttgatcGGAATGGAACCGCGAGCGGCTAATATTAATGAGACCGGTCATGATGTTTTTCTGCCATCTTTTGGTTGCGTGTCTTTGCTCGCCCGGATCCTCCCGCACCCGTCGTCTTTGCTCTCGCAAGGAAGTTTGCAGTAATTTGTCGTGGAAAAGATGGCCGATGCGATCTTCTCGGGAAGTACATTCTGAAGATCAAATCGTGCTTCCATTCCCACGGCCCTCCGTATATGAGATGTGGAGtctctttctcttctttttaCAAGTTATTCCACTGAAAAATACTGCATGCCTGGCTGATCCCGCAGGACGGAAAACGATCATAATCTGTTATTAACTTTTAAGAGTTCATGTTTTCTAGCGTGCTTTGATAGCTCAGTTGGGAGAGCGTCAGACTGAAGATCTGAAGGCCCAGTGttcgattcactgtcaaagcattctttttgaaaagaagATTTCCGAACACAGttacttttgttttggacATAGCCTACGGCTACATCCTTTTTTTTTCCTTCCTTTAATAAGCCTCGAGATTGGTTTGCTGCTGCACATATGGACTCTTCCTCGAGTGATCTCTACTTTACATATCCCGCACAGTCAAGAATTTACCTTTTTCGTTGCACCACTGTGCGGCACGGCATTGGTTGGCACGCGCGGCAGTTTTGTGCGAAGAAATCCAGTGTAAGACATATCCGACGACACATTCCCTTCCGAACCTATCGGACACTCTGACATCTCCTCCCCTCTCGAAAGAGCTCGCCGACGCCTGACCGTGTGAGAAACCGAGAGAACAGCGGTCTCGATCCCTCGCGGCCGCGGCCTCGTGGCAGGCCAATACTAATCCACGGCCGAGCAACGATACGGGTCGATCCGTTCTGCCTCGTGTTGTTCCCCTTTCTTATTTTCCTTCTGATCCAATTAGACAGACACTGCATCAAAGTTACTGTGCAGTGTTTGTGCCCAACAGGATTGGAAGAGCGGGACGGGAAAATTCGGTATTGTGCGAAGGAGACGTACCGGTTGTTTCACTTCCGAAAATTCTCGGGAGTCGTAGTTCGCATAGTCAGTCGTATTAGGTTTCCCTCTACTGCTGGTATCCCTCAGTATGGAACTGCGGGTGGGTAAAAAGTACCGTCTCGGTCGGAAGATCGGTTCCGGTTCCTTTGGAGATATTTATCTCGGAACGAACATGACTACGGGTGAAGAAGTTGCCATCAAGCTCGAATCGGTCAAAACCAAACATCCGCAGTTACTCTACGAAAGCAAGATTTATCGCATTCTGCACGGCGGCTGTAAGTACAGACAGAGTGTTATAGTTCGTAGCGTGTCTTTGTACACTTTgtgttttttgtttttccaaCACTGTATTATGGCGAAATATCTGCAGTGGGAATCCCGAACGTTCGATGGTACGGTATCGAAGGCGATTACAACGTCATGGTGTTGGACCTGCTGGGTCCATCACTGGAAGACTTGTTCAACTATTGCGGTCGTCGTTTCCAACTCAAGACTGTCCTCATGCTGGCTGATCAACTGTTGTCGCGGCTCGAATACGTGCACACCAAGTCCTTTATTCATCGGGACGTCAAACCGGACAATTTCTTGATTGGTCTCGGCAAGCGACAGTCGGTCATTCACATTATCGATTTTGGTTTAGCCAAAAAGTACCGTGACCCACGTTCGCATCAACACATTCCCTACCGTGAAAACAAGAACTTGACAGGAACGGCCCGATACGCCTCGATCAATACGCACATTGGGATCGAACAGTCGCGACGGGACGATCTCGAGTCGCTCGGTTACGTTCTCATGTACTTTATTCGCGGCTCCCTCCCTTGGCAAGGACTCAAGGCAAATACCAAGAAACAGAAGTACGAGCGCATCATGGATCGCAAAATGAGTACCAGTACAGAGCAACTGTGCAAGGGATACGCCACAGAATTTCGTTCGTATTTCGAGTACTGTCGGTCGTTGAGATTCGAAGATCGACCGGATTACGCCTACCTTAAACGTCTATTCAAGGAGCTGTTTTATCGCAAAGGATTTCAATACGACAACATG encodes:
- a CDS encoding predicted protein, which gives rise to MELRVGKKYRLGRKIGSGSFGDIYLGTNMTTGEEVAIKLESVKTKHPQLLYESKIYRILHGGLGIPNVRWYGIEGDYNVMVLDLLGPSLEDLFNYCGRRFQLKTVLMLADQLLSRLEYVHTKSFIHRDVKPDNFLIGLGKRQSVIHIIDFGLAKKYRDPRSHQHIPYRENKNLTGTARYASINTHIGIEQSRRDDLESLGYVLMYFIRGSLPWQGLKANTKKQKYERIMDRKMSTSTEQLCKGYATEFRSYFEYCRSLRFEDRPDYAYLKRLFKELFYRKGFQYDNMFDWTVLNLQQERSRLPPDRPLAAPDTAAPADWERCSGSLQQCHRCRGPRSFPTIGIPVRVPAARRGRAPTRVPAHSVRPRITDRVSAGAGSPSRSPGSPINGDYSPHTTLVESVFAIAAAARQRSSAQKSQTTFTQNYVKL
- a CDS encoding predicted protein; its protein translation is MGSWAKSATTESSRLLTLDFPFCVVFAGQKNALRTLATESAVVAPEKKTGAGLWQRLTSFIVGAGLTGVFTQYYIFEEVKNGNLLMLAKQKELETRIAKLEKK